Sequence from the Vigna radiata var. radiata cultivar VC1973A unplaced genomic scaffold, Vradiata_ver6 scaffold_48, whole genome shotgun sequence genome:
tgaaacctcaccaattcatcCCTTTCTTAGTGATGAaacgaagcctacttgttttTCAACAGTTTAGTTAGTTTATGTAAGTATTATAGgatttatatatacttatatatgtTTGTACTTATgagattatattatgtttttaatgatATGAATTCTATTGTGCCCAATGCATTGCTTGATTGATGTTTGGGTGTATCTAGATTCTGTATTTTGATTATCTTTGATTGTCTTTGATTGTTCAGGTTCAATGTGATAGAAAGCAAATACTACCCATTGTACTTGAATTTGTTTCACATATTACTAGCGGATATGGAATGTCAGTAATTATCTCTggtaattattttcaaaaaggaCATTATTAACAAATCTGAACCCATCGATAATCTATAGAAAAACATACCAATTAATTTTGGATGTATTCGATATTTTATTTCTGCGGATAATTACATGATTTTTCTGTAGTGAAAAAAAGTTGTGGTGCCCTTCtccaaaagtaaaataacaacaacttattttataatggCATGTAGTGCACCCAAACAAATCTACTTTCGTCCCTTCGATATAAGAGAAGGTATGCTTTGTTCGTTCCTGAAGAAGTTTCGAGGGTCAACCTTGGTCTTCACGCGAGCCAATCTGTTAAAGTTGTTACCAAAATACTTAAAGCCCCAAATGCTGGCTTGGTTGTAGCTTGTGTAACCATTGTTATTAACTCCGATGTCAAGGTCTCTATAATTCTGATAGGCAGATCTAGGATTCCTTGAAACATAAGCTTCCGTATAATTGTACAATCTTCTAATCCAGTTCACGTGCCTCTGTGCTGCCACATCCCCTTTTTCTTGCCAAAACACAATGTATTGAATGTGGAATAAGTTGCCAGATCTGTGTGGGAATGGAGTTTCGGATTCTGAAATTTCTTCCATCCTGCCTCCATAAGGAGTGAATTGAATGTAAGCATCTTTAGCCACATCTTCATGTAAGAAAGGCCATAACCCTTCTAACCCAACATTTGGAATAGGATCTCTCACGTAATCAGATTTTgctttgaagaaaaacaaaccGTTTTGAGTTCTGTTCAGCAAAGCATTGGTAGATTGACCGTTTGTCAATCCATCCATGAAGAGAATTGATTCTAACCAACTCATTTCAGTGCAGTCTTTTTTCACCAAACCCAACTCCGGGAAGCTCTTTTGCATATAGGGAATGAGGTCATCTATACGTCCCAGATACAAGGATTCAAACTGTGCTCCAACAGTTAGATTCCCACTTTTACTTGAATTTACCCTTCCTATTTTGACCCTAATGGTTAGGCTCTCGTTAAGTTTGTTTGCCCTACGCTGCCACTGTTGAATAATCCCCGTTACATTTTCTTCCAACGTCCTTGAGACTCGAAACACTGTCACAATTGATGGAACTGAAACTAGTTTTATCTTCCAAGCCACCATAACTCCAAAGCTTGCTCCACCACCGCCTCTAATGGCCCAAAATAGATCCTCGCCCATTGTTTCTTTATCAAGGAGATTACCATTGACGTCAACAATCTTAGCATCAATTACATGATCAGCAGCAAGACCGTATTTACGAATCATGAATCCATAGCCACCACCGCTAATGTGGCCCCCAACGCCCACAGTGGGGCACACACCTGCTGGAAACCCTAGTGTTTTGCTTTTCTGACTAATCTTGTAGTAAAGTTCCCCGAGGGTTGCCCCAGCTTGAACCCATGCAGTGTTGTTTTCTACGTCAACTTCGATTTCTCGAATCTTTATGAGATCAACGACGACAAATGGAACTCCAGCAACGTACGAGAGACCCTCGTAATCATGACCTCCGCTTCGGGTTCGAATCTGCAAGCCATGTTTTCGGGCACAGATTATGGTGGCCTGAACATGGGAAACAACGAGTGGAGTTACGATGACCACGGGTTTTGAGGTTGCGTTGAAGAACCTAAGATTTTGGATGGAAACATCTAGGACAGAGGAGTACGAAGAGTTGGTTTGAGTGTAAACAATGCTGGAGATTGAGGTGGTGTTTTCGGGATGATTGTAAAGACattgaagaaaattttcatGAGAATCTGCTGAAGAAAGTGcaagtgaaaataaaagagcaATGACAGTAATGAcggaaaaagaaaagcttaaatGTTTCATTTTCGGGTATGCTTTGTTGTTCATACGAGAGCTTCAAAGTTGAGCATGAAGAATGCCGAATGTCGAATTTATAGGAGTCTGGGGTTTCATGTTAAGAAAGTGTAGGCACTAGATTGGTCAACGCAAGTATACGTTACGAAATTTTggctatataaaaaaaaaataaaaatcagcgCATGCTTATTTTGGAAGTTTGAATATGCATATATGTCTTTAACATAAGTTATccattaaaagttatttaattctATAATAGGCGAGAAATTCTATATTAAACACATATGGATACAACAATCTCGTACAAAATTtgtctaatttaaattttatttatttaatggttGGAAGGGTATAATAAATTGGTGTGTTTCAATCTCTAATAtagtcttttatatttttaatgtatactTTATGATggaatagaaattaaataaatatgaacgTAAAACAaccaatatttaataataaagtcAACATTCTCCATTCCTGGAAGCCAACAGACTAGACTAATTCATCAGTCAACggttttataaaaccatttcaatttttaccttaaaataatcttattataaataaaataattaaaaatataattaatattgattgGACTTGCGAGTCCTCTCTCACTTCCCACCTTCAACCCCTACcacctacacacacatatactatatatatatatatatatatatatatatatatatatatatatatttatttatttatttattttttatttatataaaatataaaataattcaattttttaaggaTAAAACTTATATGTAAGTAAAAATTTCGTATGTAACTGAAAATGATCgataaaatacatataaaattttttggTATATAGGACAAGCGCCTGTAGCTTtacatattaattttcatttgtaattttatatacggatgaTTCGTGGGTAATGAGACCTAGAAAATAATCCATAGATACTGTTTCTATATAACAATAGATAATTATCAGAAGTGTTACGTAAAAAATTTGTCTACATGttaaaatttttctatattaataatatttaatattcttattcGTCATCAATAAGTGGTTTTGTTATTCCGATTATActcattaataatttatattatttttattaattattaattaatgctttttattacttcaattaattattcattaattatactaattattatCTTTGCCCGTTACTAAATTGTTGGCTGAGGTCATACATGTTTTAATCttattgagaaattaaaatcttttctgTTTTAAAGTTCCtgttacttatttttatttttatgttttttactaCATGTTGcttatcaaattaattattttattttattatttctcttgttttctcCATCCATTTTTACTGATTTCAGATTTTTATTAACAAAGCAAAGCACAATATTAGAGTAAGTCAACACTGAAACATATTATATAAGTAGTAGTTGTTGCTTTGGTACGTGTAGAAGACATTTCAagatttctaataaaatatgttgttttagaaataagatgcatgcatggataaaaaagaaacacaGCCTGTTTTTAAAGATTAATCACTGTAAACagtattttagaaatatttttttttatattttcctcTTATTgcattcgtttttttttttcaagaaatttgaagaaaattttcaattgagCACAATGGGCTTAAAAAAAAGCTCTTGaatgaaaatgtttaaaaaattaagttttgaaattttgatttttttcttgtgttttgaaattttctttttttttttcaaaaaacaattctttctttttcataaaaaagaatattgtaTCCTGATGTCAACAACGTTTTTAAAGACTCCAAATAGATTACAAAGAATGATAAACTTTTTATGAAGAAACATGTCCACATCTTAAATTATGATcgctttatttttgaaaatcttaacTTAGATAAGTTGTCCctggttttttgtttttttgattttatttatttattatttttttttgctaaaagATTACTTGCGATAACTTTAAGTTAGTGTTCcttgtaaattgattttttttatgaataaaatggatgatggaaaatgatgaaaaagaaaattatttttgcgaTTTCATGTTATAAATGcttcaaaagaaatgaaagttttattaattcatttgactaaaaagtgtttattttgccttatttatttattcattaaagcatgacatttttgttcttgtttttttatttaaataaaaacatgacacatttattgttatttataaagaaaatgaaggaaaaaagataaaattgttgcTAATGCATATGATGCATGAAGAAGCCTGTgacaaataatgattaaaagacaacatgttttatgcttttaGGGTAAATCCAATGTCTTAAGGTCTAAGCATtatat
This genomic interval carries:
- the LOC106752866 gene encoding berberine bridge enzyme-like 15; the protein is MKHLSFSFSVITVIALLFSLALSSADSHENFLQCLYNHPENTTSISSIVYTQTNSSYSSVLDVSIQNLRFFNATSKPVVIVTPLVVSHVQATIICARKHGLQIRTRSGGHDYEGLSYVAGVPFVVVDLIKIREIEVDVENNTAWVQAGATLGELYYKISQKSKTLGFPAGVCPTVGVGGHISGGGYGFMIRKYGLAADHVIDAKIVDVNGNLLDKETMGEDLFWAIRGGGGASFGVMVAWKIKLVSVPSIVTVFRVSRTLEENVTGIIQQWQRRANKLNESLTIRVKIGRVNSSKSGNLTVGAQFESLYLGRIDDLIPYMQKSFPELGLVKKDCTEMSWLESILFMDGLTNGQSTNALLNRTQNGLFFFKAKSDYVRDPIPNVGLEGLWPFLHEDVAKDAYIQFTPYGGRMEEISESETPFPHRSGNLFHIQYIVFWQEKGDVAAQRHVNWIRRLYNYTEAYVSRNPRSAYQNYRDLDIGVNNNGYTSYNQASIWGFKYFGNNFNRLARVKTKVDPRNFFRNEQSIPSLISKGRK